In Capsicum annuum cultivar UCD-10X-F1 chromosome 8, UCD10Xv1.1, whole genome shotgun sequence, the genomic window ATTTTGGACATCCCCTCAATCTTCATGCTAGTTGTGGTGCGTTCCTATCAACGTTGTTGATTTATCTGCACCTGTGCAACAAAGGCTTCCCAAAATATTATTGTCAGATACAGTTTTCTTGGTTACAAAATCAGCTAATTTTCACTTTCGAATAGTACAGCTGGTCATCTTTCCTCATGCCTTCTTGTGAATTGGAGTAAATTTCTAAGACTGTCTTGAAAACCTTCTCTTCAAGCCCCTTCATTGTAAGGCTTTCGTTAATCTTCTGTTTAAACTCTTGATCACATGCTCGACTAGAATGGACTTGAGGCTAGAAAAATGGGTGAACTGTTGTATGTTTgagatttaatattttaattctaATGATGAAGTCATAATTAGTATTGCTTTCTGTTGGATCACattgtttttcatttttgaaccttCCGTTGCATACatttattcatctttgaagcCTATGTCCCCAAACTTACGCTTAGTTTTTGGACTCACCCAGAAGTCTTGTTACTGTGTCCAAATAAAACTCGTATTTGCCGTTTTAACAATTTTTCTGACAGAAGTTTTTGCTTACTCCTAGATTTTTGGTCTTCTTCGCCAGCAACATTGGTATGAACCAAGATGCCATACATATGCTAAGCTTTTGGTAATGCTTGGCAAGTGCAAGCAGCCAAATCAAGCTAACTTGCTTTTTGAGATTATGCTAGCGGATGGGCTTCAACCAACAGTAGATGTTTACACTGCACTTGTAAGTGCATATGGTCTTAGCGGCCTCCTTGATGAGGCGCTGCGAACCATTGATGATATGAAATCAGTTAGTAATTGCAAGCCAGATGTGTATACTTACTCGATCCTTATTAAGTGCTGCACTAAAGTTCGTCGCTTTGATATGATTGAATATATCTTGGCCGAGATGGTGTATTTGGGAATTGAATGTACTTCTGTGACGTACAATACCATAGTTGATGGCTACGGTAAAGCTAAGCTGTTTGAGCTGATGGAAAACTCCTTGACTGATATGATCGAAAGTGAGACTGCCTTTCCAGATGTTTTCACCTTGAATTCAGTAATTGGGTCCTATGGTAGCTGTGGGAAACTTGAGAAAATGGAGAAGTGGTATGAAGACTTCCAGGTAATGGGAATAAAGCCAGATGTTATGACATTTAATATTCTAATCAGGTCGTATGGAAGAGCTGGCATGTATCAGAAAATGGACTCTGTACTTGATTTTATGAGGAATCGGTTCTATTCTCCATCAGTCGTGACTTACAATATTATCATAGAGACATTGGGGAAGGCTGGCCTTATTAAGAACATGGAACAGTTTTTCCTACAGATGAAGCATGAAGGGGTGAAGCCAACTTCATTCACTTATTGTTCTCTTGTTAGTGCTTATAGTAGAGCTGGACTTCTGGAAAATGTTGATTCAATCATGAGGCAAGTAGAGAATTCGGATGTAGTTCTAGATACTCCTTTTTTCAATTGCATCATCAGTGCTTATGGCCAAGCTGGTGATATAGAGAAGATAGTGGCATTGTTCTTGGAAATGCAGGTCAGAAAATGTAAACCAGACCACATTACATATTCTAGCATGATCCAGGTGTACAATTCACAAGGGATGATCGAAGCTGCAAATGACTTGAAGACTAAAATGATTACTTCTTGTGGTACTTTGGGTACTCGTACTATTTAGCCTCTGTTTCTCCTTGTGCATATCATTTTTGCTTCATAAAGTATGAATCCTCTAAGACTCAACAGTTTTAGCGTAAAATCCAGCTATTTAATGCTCCATGATATTTCTAGCTAAATGCAGATGATTATATAAGGCTGTGGTATTCTCTAATATATCAGCTTTTGTTTTTCTCTGTTATGTGTACTAAGTTATCATTCAATTGACTGCTTGATATCTGACACTTTATTGTTACATTTTCTTAGAATCAAATCAATTGATCAGCGGCTAGTTCAATCTATCTGCTACCGAAGGAAACCGTTCACTTGGGATTTTGTCAAGCAAAGTTGTGAAAGTGGACAGAGTGTTGTCTGCATGTGAGTCGGTAAGTGTGTAAGGTCTATTTTCTCTTGTTCACTGCATCTGAGTTTTTGTTTCTGGGAACCCATTGTTACTCATGAAATGGCCTAATGCTGAAACAACTTCAATATTTTCAGAATAGATTCATGTCAATACTTGCCTATTATGAACACATTGGGTGGAACAAATCCACTGAGAGCTTTCTTtactctctttttttcattttttcttttgaaacttcctctttttttgttttttggatgTGAAAAGTTGTTACTCTTCGCAAATTCTCTCGATATATGCATATTTGTATAATTACTTACTGAGAAATGACATATCTACTTGAGTTTGAGTATTTCATACTTCATAGTAACAATGTTATCTTGTTATCTATTTGTGTAGAAGGATGCTATAACGATTCGTAAATCAGATGGCATGGATCCAAGGAGAATAACATCGTGAGTCTATTTGCAGCACTGCAATTTTTCTTACATGTTTCTGTTAACTTTTAAAGGCCTTAACCCACAACTAGACTGATTTGTAGCTTGTGACGCTGAAGAGGGAAGGACATTATAGGGAGATGCCAATTTAAGGTTCCAAAAGCTCTTGCTAGGGAATAGTTTGGTGCAACTTTTCTGAGTAGCTTTACAGTTGTTTTG contains:
- the LOC107838841 gene encoding pentatricopeptide repeat-containing protein At3g53170 isoform X1; the encoded protein is MELHLLGLANKLCWSYTFVSSFNPRKRQVLIMKSSSSSTTTTSQGLQKCSRENLSRILRTEAAIKGIERKANSGKYTNLWPKAVLEALDDAIRDNRWATALKIFGLLRQQHWYEPRCHTYAKLLVMLGKCKQPNQANLLFEIMLADGLQPTVDVYTALVSAYGLSGLLDEALRTIDDMKSVSNCKPDVYTYSILIKCCTKVRRFDMIEYILAEMVYLGIECTSVTYNTIVDGYGKAKLFELMENSLTDMIESETAFPDVFTLNSVIGSYGSCGKLEKMEKWYEDFQVMGIKPDVMTFNILIRSYGRAGMYQKMDSVLDFMRNRFYSPSVVTYNIIIETLGKAGLIKNMEQFFLQMKHEGVKPTSFTYCSLVSAYSRAGLLENVDSIMRQVENSDVVLDTPFFNCIISAYGQAGDIEKIVALFLEMQVRKCKPDHITYSSMIQVYNSQGMIEAANDLKTKMITSCGTLESNQLISG
- the LOC107838841 gene encoding pentatricopeptide repeat-containing protein At3g53170 isoform X2, translated to MELHLLGLANKLCWSYTFVSSFNPRKRQVLIMKSSSSSTTTTSQGLQKCSRENLSRILRTEAAIKGIERKANSGKYTNLWPKAVLEALDDAIRDNRWATALKIFGLLRQQHWYEPRCHTYAKLLVMLGKCKQPNQANLLFEIMLADGLQPTVDVYTALVSAYGLSGLLDEALRTIDDMKSVSNCKPDVYTYSILIKCCTKVRRFDMIEYILAEMVYLGIECTSVTYNTIVDGYGKAKLFELMENSLTDMIESETAFPDVFTLNSVIGSYGSCGKLEKMEKWYEDFQVMGIKPDVMTFNILIRSYGRAGMYQKMDSVLDFMRNRFYSPSVVTYNIIIETLGKAGLIKNMEQFFLQMKHEGVKPTSFTYCSLVSAYSRAGLLENVDSIMRQVENSDVVLDTPFFNCIISAYGQAGDIEKIVALFLEMQVRKCKPDHITYSSMIQVYNSQGMIEAANDLKTKMITSCESNQLISG